In Kordiimonas sp. SCSIO 12610, the sequence CTAAACGATAGACCCCCTTTAGGCCTTTTGATGCTATCGGTTTCCCTTTACGAAGGAAAGTCAAAAGATTTTCACTTTCCAGATCAATCGCAACCTTTTTCACCTTTGGCAGTAATTTTCTCCAATCCTCACCTTCCTGTGCACTGGCTTCTGCGATTTCCCTCGGAGCGATTGACTTGGAATTATTTATTTTTTCCAAAATCATTTCTCTAAGCTTTTCTGATTTTTCTAAGCTTTCTGACATTATTGCGATTTTTCCTCGATTTTGCTTTCCCGTTGCTACGCATGACGCTAGTGTCTGGCGCAAACGCAGGATGGAGTCCCAACATGTATAGCGTGAAAAAAACCCGCCACATGCTGCTGATGTCAGCGCTTGGCTTATCTCTTGTCGCCTGTGGTGACAACAAGAAAGAAGAAGAAACTGCACAGCAGGACGCTTCGATTGAACAAACAACCATTGAGGAAGGCAACGATACTGTGTCAGACGCCCCGTCAGAGAATGAAACATACAAGGCTGAAAACATTGCCTTTTTGGAAACCAACAAATCAAAAGAAGGCATTCAGGTAACCGAAAGCGGTCTTCAATATCGCATGCTAGAAGCTGGTGACGGTACTGGCAAACGCCCGACAGCCGAAGATTTCGTGACAGTTAATTACGCTGGTCGCCTGATCGATGGTACGGAATTTGACAGCAGCTACAAACGCGGTGAACCAATTACTTTCCCACTGAACAGAGTGATCCCGGGGTGGACTGAAGGACTTCAGTTGATGCAGGTTGGCGACAAGATGGAACTCACTATTCCAGCCGAACTCGCATACGGCGATGATCAACGCCCGGGCAGCCCAATTCCTGGTGGCTCAACACTTATTTTTGACGTTGAATTGTTGGATGTAAAAACCGCTGATGAGGTTCGTGCAGAACAAGAGGCAGCACTAGCGGAACTTAAAAAACCGCAAGTTGCTTACCTTGAGGAAAATGCCAAAAAAGAAGGTGTTAACGTTACCGAATCAGGCCTTCAATACCGTGTAATTTCTGAAGGCAGTGGTGCAATGCCTAGTGATACATCGACAGTTACAGTACACTATAAAGGCAGCTTAATTGATGGTACCGAGTTCGACAGCAGCTACGCCCGCGGAGAACCTGCACAGTTCCCGGTAAACGGCGTGATCCCTGGATGGACCGAAGCATTACAACTGATGAAAGTTGGTTCCAAATGGGAGCTTACAATACCATCTGATATTGCTTACGGCCCACGCGGTGCTGGCCAAGCTATTCCCCCCCATGCAACTTTGGTTTTTGAAGTTGAGCTACTCGACAGTAAAACCCCCGAAGAAATTCAGGCCGAGATCGAGGCCCAATCCGCTTCACAAAAAGCATACCTGGAAGAAAACGCCAAAAAAGAAGGTGTAAAAGTTACCGAATCAGGTCTTCAATACCGAGTGATAGAAGAAGGTAAAGGCGTACAACCATCGAGAACATCAAATGTAACAGTACACTATCGTGGGCGCCTGATTGATGGACTTGAGTTTGATAGCAGTTACGCTCGCGGCGAGCCGGCAACGTTCCCGGTTAACGGCGTAATTGCGGGCTGGACTGAAGCCCTTCAATTGATGCAGGAAGGTGCCAAATGGGAGCTAACAATTCCTGCAGAGCTTGGTTACGGAACGCGCGGTGCCGGACGCGACATCCCACCAAATGCGACACTTGTTTTTGACGTTGAACTGATTTCAGTTGAAAACTAAGTAAAGAGATAAAGATTGTGCTTGTTTGATATTATTCGAACAAGCACATGACGCCGTAACAGGCACCCCAAACTTCCCTGAACAACGTATAAAAAATAATATCAAGCGCAAGCATCGCCAATAGAAACGGCAGCGCAAGATACATTAACCCATATAAATAAGCCCATATAGTCAATCTGGGTGGCGCAATCTTCCACCCCATTACGGCTTCTAATTTTTGGCGTTTCTTTAACATATAAGCATGCTATCAAGTTATTCTTAAGGGCGAAAGAGCTATATGGAACCGTAATGCCGCATATTAAATTTTCCATCCTAAACCCCGCTATGTGGCGTGATATAAGCAGCGATACCCCGATCCCTCTTCAGCAATATTGGGCTTACGGCAAAGCCTTAGAGGCATTTGGCAGCCATAGTTTTCAAATTGAAATATATAACGAGAATAATCAAAAAATTGCCCTGGCACTTGCTCTGCAAAGGCGCTTTCTAGGCCTATTATCCCTTACAACAATTTTTCGTGGGCCCGTTTGGTTATCTGATGTCGACTCAGAAGAGAAAATGCAGGCACTAAAAGCACTTAGGAAAAAATTCCCAAAAATAAAATGGAATTTTCTAGCGCTACTTCCAGAAATAGATATTACAAACCCTGATGTATCGAGCCTGAACGCCGCCGGCTATAAAAAGGTTATGACAGGTTTTTCAACAGCATGGGTTGACCTCAGACCTGACGAGAAGACAATCCGCATGTCGCTTAAGGGGAAGTGGCGTAATCAACTTAAAAAAGCAGAAAATTCTGATATTCAGATTGCCGTTGGTGGCCGCAAACCCCATCAATATAGCTGGCTGCTGGAGCAAGAGAGCGAGCAAAGAAGTTCCCGCGGTTATCAGGCAACTCCGCTGGGTTTAGTTCCTGCTTATGTTGATACAGTGAAGAACTCAGCGGACGCCGTCGTCAGTGTAATTGCCTCCTCTAAAAAAACCAAGATAGCGGGTGCATTGTTTCTTCTTCACGGTAATTCTGCCACCTATCATATTGGCTGGGCCGGCAATGATGCACGTGATTTGAATGCACAAAATCTGGTGCTATGGCACGGAATTCTGACATTGCGGGAACGCGGTATCAGATTTTTGGACCTGGGCGGGCTAAATACAGCAGACTTAGCGGGCATTGCGCGGTTTAAATTGGGAACCGGAGCAAGCCCTGTAACGCTTGCGGGCGCATATATATGAAACTGTTTAGATAGTATTTTACCAACAGCTCGCATCAAATTTTCTGTATGCGGGGATATAGACGATTGAAATACTCGAAATATATCCAATATTGTGATATTATAACTGTACATTATTTGTCGAGACAGGTATCACCATCCTTATGGATATAACACTGATATTATCACTTCTTATTCTACTCGTGGCGCCCTTGTTGGCGCGGCTCGCATCCCGTGCGCCCAGACTAAAAGTAGGGTTTGATGGCTTTGTTATGATCATAGTGCTTGGTTTGATTACACTTACGCTCCTGCCTGAAGCGCTGGCACACGGTGGTCTATTAGCGCTCTTTATCGCCGTATCCGGCTTTATTATGCCATGGATCGCAGAAAAGCTGTTCCACAAAACAGAGGAAATGACCCATAGAATTTTATTAGTCATTGCTTCCTTTGCGTTGGTTATTCATGCAGCGAGCGACGGGGCTATACTGGCATTTGCAAGCGACGATCTGAATGGATACTTTCTTGCCGCTGGTATTTTGTTGCACCGGTTCGGCGTAGCGATATCCGTCTGGTGGTTACTGAGGCCCGTTCTCAGCTCGGCAGGTGGATATGTTGTCCTTATCAGTCTTGGGGTCATGACTTTAATCGGGTATTTTCTGGCTGCCTTTGCTGGTGATTGGTACAACATTCCTTTGGCAGGGTACTGGCAAGCCTTTGCTGCAGGGTCACTGCTTCATGTGGTTATGCACCCGATTGGTGAGGACCAACATACAAAAGATGTAACAACCGAAACCCAAACCAACCTGCCACAGCAATTAGGGACTGCTATCGGTGTTTTATTCATCATCGCATTAATCATTGCACACTATTTACACCATACGCCGGTCACGGCACCACAAGGACATGATCATACGTCAGGCAGACATGCGATTGATATGATGATGGCCAGCGGTCTGTTGATTGGCCCAATCCTAATTCTTATGCTTTTAACATCTGCTGCTATTGCTCGCAGCAAAGGTACGTCATGGCGTAACGCTATCGAGGGCGCTGAGCGCGCAGCACCTTGGTCGTTACTGAGTTGGCTGATTGTATCATGCTTCACAGCAATATGGCCTGACATCCTGCCGATGACAGAAAAGGGACATGTCATTTTCTTCTCTTGGCTGGCTATTGTGACGTTGATTACAATCAATATGGGTGCGCGTGCCTTCTTTAGGCCTTTGCTACCTAAATGGCTTGTTCATCAGCACAGTCATTCCCATTAATTAATACCTAAACGCTTGCATAAAAGCTGCCAAACCTATAGGGCTTGCTGCCTTGATAAAGGAAACAAAGCCATGCGTTTCAAAAACAAATCCATTCTGATAACAGGCGGTACTTCTGGCCTCGGAGCAGCAGCAGCATATGCGTTTGCTAGCGAAGGGGCCCATATCAGCTTTTGTGGATTGGATGATAAAGCAGGCCAAGATGTTGAAGCAAATATTCGCCAGCAAGGCGGCATATCATACTATTTTCCCTGTGACGTAAGAAACGAAGATGACATTGCACTTTTTGTAGCTAAAACCATCGAACAAACAGGCAAGATTGATATTGCCTTCAACAACGCTGGCATAAGCCACAGCGCAGCACGTTTCGCAGATCAGGATACGGATGTTGTCGAAGATGTATGGCGCACCAATGTCATGGGTGTTTGGTATTCCATGCGTCATCAAATTAAACATATGTTGGAAAATGGCGGCGGTGCTATCATTAATACAGCATCAATTCTGTCCAAGTCTGGCGCTGAATGGATGGCCGCTTATGGGATGACAAAACACGCAATTATTGGCCTGACTAAAAGTGCTGCCCTTGATTATGCAGATAAAAATATCCGTATCAATGCAGTATCACCCGGCCCAATGTTAACACCCATGTTTAAAAGAGCGCTTGATGATATTGGTGGCGATATGGATAAATTTGCAGGTGGTTTTCCAAAAAATGGGCCGGCAGACCCTGCCGAAGTTGCAAAAACAATTTTATATCTCGCAAGCGAAGAAGCATCCTATACAAACGGGGCAAATATAATCGTTGATGGCGGCGCTAGCACAGGTTAAAGCGCAGAAAAGCATTAAGCCTTGAAAATAGCACATTCAGATATCAGATTGATATGATATAGAAAACACAGCTTGAAACCCTATTGGCAGCATAGGCGATATACCCAATGAATATGATCAGTGCATGGTTCAATAAGACATTTGCCGACACACAGGTTGTGCTGCTTATTCTGGTGGTCGCACTGGCCGTTATCGGGTTAACGCTGTTTGGAAGTATGCTGGCACCTGCAATTGCAGCGATTGTTATCGCCTTCCTGCTTGATGGCCCAATCGAATGGTTAAAGAGTAAAGGCGTCAGGTCTAGCCTCGCTTTCATAAGTGTATTTTTAGGTTTCATACTTTTGAGTGTAATTACACTTTTAGCTGTTGTTCCTCCGCTTGTTAATCAGATTACGCAATTTATAAATGAAGCGCCAAATATGGTTGTGCGGCTTCAAAACGAATTGCTTGCGCTTCAACAAAGGTTCCCTGATCTTATTTCTGAAACTCAGGTACAGGAATGGTTAAATGGTTTAGGGAACGAGATCGCGAACCTTGGCCCACGGTTACTTGAATATTCCCTTAGTGGTGTTACAGGAGCCGTTACCTTTATAATCTATACAGTTTTAGTGCCAATGATGGTCTTCTTCTTCTTGAAAGATAAAGATGCTCTGTTGAATTGGGCAGCTAATTTTTTACCTTCTGATAAACCGCTCCTTGAACAGGTTTGGCGGGAAACGTTGCAACGGGCTGGTGATTACGCCAGAGGCAAGGTCTACGAAATTGTTATTGTTGGTCTATCGGCCTTCATCGCATATCAAATAATCGATCTTCCCTATGCAACGCTTTTGGCTGTTGCAACGGGACTGAGTGTAATCATTCCGTATATCGGTGCTGCCGCCGTAACAATTCCTGTTGCACTTGTTAGCTACGCTCAATGGGGAATTGGAAGCGAGATGGCAATCGCCGTCGGTGTTTATCTTGTTCTTCAAGCCTTGGACGGTAACGTACTTGTTCCGCTTCTCTTTTCTGAAGTAGTGAATTTGCATCCAAATGCAATTATTATCGCAGTGCTTGTTTTTGGCGGCCTTTGGGGATTTTGGGGTGTGTTTTTCGCAATACCTCTGGCAACTGTTGCCAATGCAATTATCCGTGCATGGCAACAACGACGACTGGCTCCGGATACATCTATAACATCATGATTTCAAAAAGTTTTTGATCAATAGATCTTTTTTGCATAGACTATGATACAGTGCCAACATCACTGGGGCGAGAGCAATGATACAAGAATCGCGTAGCATAATTTTTACTGAAGACGAGTTAATCCAAGCTTTGGTACCACTATTGGATGCAAAAGAAATCTCTTCTTCCGAACCCCCTATAAAGGTTGAAAGCTCTTTCGATAAAGAAGGAGAGGTTAGTGTTGCTTATTTCCCGGCTGATGGTTCAGAGGCCGTTAGCTTCAATAGCCGCGAAGTCGGAGCGGCTGTATTAAATCATTGCATCGAATTGGGCATTCCCTTACCACGCGGCTCGTATAAAGAATTGACATTACGGGGGGACGATATTGCTTTGATCGTTCGACTGGAGACAGGGTTAGGGTCTGAAGAATAGAGCCGAATTATATCCGGCCCCATCCAGTGTTGAATTTTCTTTACTCAGTCGGTAAAAAATCTGGAACGGACAAGTATCGCTCACCTGTATCGTAACAGAACCCCAGAACCCTGCTACCCTTCTCGACATCAGCAAGCTTGTTTTCAATAGCTGCTAATGTTGCGCCCGAGGATAATCCGATCAACATCCCTTCTTCGCGCGCTGCGCGGCGTGCCATTTCTTTCGCGTGCTCTGGTTCAACCTGCAAAACACCATCAAGAATATCTGTATTCATAATATCTGGAACAAAGCCTGCTCCAATACCCTGAATAGGGTGCGGTCCCGGGTCACCGCCCGACAAAACAGGTGATAACGCTGGTTCTACAGCATAGACCTGTAATTCAGGCATTGCTTCTTTCATAACCTCAGCACAACCGGTTATATGACCACCTGTTCCAACGCCTGTAATCATATAATCTAAGCCATCTGGGAAATCTGCAATGATCTCAGGGCCTGTTGTTTTTCTATGAACTTCCAAATTGGCAGGGTTTGAAAACTGTGCTGGCATCCATGCACCAGGCGTTTGCTCGATAAGTTCGCTCGCTTTTGCAAGGGCACCCTTCATCCCCAACTCTTTTGGAGTAAGGACAAACTCTGCACCATAAGCGAGCATCAATCGACGGCGCTCAATGGACATAGATTCTGGCATTACGAGTATCAAACGGTATCCTTTAACCGCTGCAACCATAGCAAGGCCAATACCAGTGTTTCCAGAGGTTGGTTCGATAATAACACCGCCCTCTTTCAATTTCCCATCCTGCTCAGCCGTTTCAATCATCGCAAGCGCAATACGATCCTTAATAGAACCTCCAGGATTGGTTCGCTCTTGCTTTAACCAAACTTCATGCTCAGGAAAAATACGCCCAAGGCGAATATGTGGTGTATTGCCAATGGTTTCCAGAATAGATTGTGCCTTCACGAGTGCGCTCCCCTGTTTAAATATCTATTTCTAATATAAATGAAATTAGCAGCCAGTAACAACTTAACTATTTTTTGGCTGCATCGGAATCACTTCTTCGGTATCGCAGGCTTTAAACATAACACGAGACCACGCAGGTACGGATTTCGTAAGCCAGACATTACCACCAATAACTGAATTTTGCCCAACGATAGTATTCCCGCCAAGAATGGTCGCGCTCGCATAAATGACAACATTATCCTCAATTGTTGGATGCCGTTTCGTCGATTTTGCTGCCCGGTCCACCCGCAAGGCCCCTAATGTAACCCCTTGGTAAATCTTTACATTATTACCGATAACAGCCGTACCCCCAATGACAACACCCGTACCGTGGTCAATGAAGAATGATTTTCCAATTGTTGCGCCTGGATGAATATCAATGCCGGTTCGTTGGTGCGCAAGTTCCGTTAGAACGCGCGGCAACATCGGAATCTCTTGTTTCAAGAGCGCGTTAGCGACACGGTATACCACAATTGCGTAAAAGCCCGGATAACTAACAATTACCTCTTCTAAAGACTCGGCAGCGGGGTCGCCCTCGATCAATGCCTCCGCATCCAAATGACAGCTCTCCGCAATGGCGGGTAACTGGGTAACAAAATCCCGAGCAAGTGCATCTGTTTCAGCTTCACTAAGGTCGCTCATCGCTTTTTGAATTAAACCCGATAAAATCTGCACCAAGTCGACGACCTGATCATCAAGATTGACATCGGCATGGTCATCAATTGAAAACTGCGGGAACAAAACCGACATAGTTTTGCGCATGAAATCGCTAACTTTACTAAAACGTAACCCGGTAGGTGATTGATAGCGCGCCCGATGATCACGCAATCGATCTATTGCATCTGTAAGCTCGTCACCTGACTTTTGTTTTACTGCCATTCGCATAATCTTCGACCCAGCTCGTATTTATTCGTTACTCTGAATGAATATTTAGATCAGTCTATACCATGTACAAGTAATTCAGAGACGATAATTTCTTCACGATATCGAGATTAAACCTTTCTTGAGCGATAGAAATACACCGCTATGGGGCGCTATTATCCGCCTATTCTGATGGCAAAAGCCTCTGATAGCCAACTTCGGAAATGAGTTTATCGCTATTTTTTACCACAAGCGTATCAAGCTCTTGCATGAAATCGTCTTTTTCTAAGTCGCTTTTCATACGGTCTTGGACCTGAAAAATAACAAGCCCCGAGCGATGCCAAAACCCTTTAGTCCAGAAAACACCCGTATTGGTGGCCACAGGATACACATCCAGATCGCCTTCTTTCTGAATGAAAAAGGCCCCGGGTTTCAAATTTTTACGCTGACCGATCGGCACCCTTGTAGCTTGCGGATAAACAATAAGGGGGCGACCTTCATTTTTGACGCGAATGGCTACGTCCGTCATCCCCATATGCGCTTTACCTGATTTACGATCAATACGGATAACACCAATTCGCTTAATTAACGGCCCAATCATAGGAATTTGGAACAGTTCTTTTTTCGCAAGCGCGGTTACGTCCTGCCTAAGCATATAAGTTAGGATCGGATCCATATAACTTTGATGTGCCGCTGCCAATACAAGGGCGCCCTCTTTAGGCAACTTTTCTGCCCCACGGTATTCATAGCGAATTCCCATGATATAGCGCGCAAAGAACAACGATACTTTGCAATAAATATGAATTACAGTTCGCGCTGGTTTTTCAGTTTTGCTGAAAACAACCGGTAAAGCCAATGTACAAAAAACAATTGTAAACAAATAAAATGCCAGGTTAAAAAAAACTGAGCGAATACCATCAATGACTATCTTCATCACTGATCCTTATTATATTTTCTAGACATATATTCTCATGGCATTGTATCAG encodes:
- a CDS encoding DUF3253 domain-containing protein codes for the protein MSESLEKSEKLREMILEKINNSKSIAPREIAEASAQEGEDWRKLLPKVKKVAIDLESENLLTFLRKGKPIASKGLKGVYRLAKPE
- a CDS encoding peptidoglycan bridge formation glycyltransferase FemA/FemB family protein, producing the protein MPHIKFSILNPAMWRDISSDTPIPLQQYWAYGKALEAFGSHSFQIEIYNENNQKIALALALQRRFLGLLSLTTIFRGPVWLSDVDSEEKMQALKALRKKFPKIKWNFLALLPEIDITNPDVSSLNAAGYKKVMTGFSTAWVDLRPDEKTIRMSLKGKWRNQLKKAENSDIQIAVGGRKPHQYSWLLEQESEQRSSRGYQATPLGLVPAYVDTVKNSADAVVSVIASSKKTKIAGALFLLHGNSATYHIGWAGNDARDLNAQNLVLWHGILTLRERGIRFLDLGGLNTADLAGIARFKLGTGASPVTLAGAYI
- a CDS encoding SDR family NAD(P)-dependent oxidoreductase, which translates into the protein MRFKNKSILITGGTSGLGAAAAYAFASEGAHISFCGLDDKAGQDVEANIRQQGGISYYFPCDVRNEDDIALFVAKTIEQTGKIDIAFNNAGISHSAARFADQDTDVVEDVWRTNVMGVWYSMRHQIKHMLENGGGAIINTASILSKSGAEWMAAYGMTKHAIIGLTKSAALDYADKNIRINAVSPGPMLTPMFKRALDDIGGDMDKFAGGFPKNGPADPAEVAKTILYLASEEASYTNGANIIVDGGASTG
- a CDS encoding AI-2E family transporter; translated protein: MNMISAWFNKTFADTQVVLLILVVALAVIGLTLFGSMLAPAIAAIVIAFLLDGPIEWLKSKGVRSSLAFISVFLGFILLSVITLLAVVPPLVNQITQFINEAPNMVVRLQNELLALQQRFPDLISETQVQEWLNGLGNEIANLGPRLLEYSLSGVTGAVTFIIYTVLVPMMVFFFLKDKDALLNWAANFLPSDKPLLEQVWRETLQRAGDYARGKVYEIVIVGLSAFIAYQIIDLPYATLLAVATGLSVIIPYIGAAAVTIPVALVSYAQWGIGSEMAIAVGVYLVLQALDGNVLVPLLFSEVVNLHPNAIIIAVLVFGGLWGFWGVFFAIPLATVANAIIRAWQQRRLAPDTSITS
- the cysK gene encoding cysteine synthase A codes for the protein MKAQSILETIGNTPHIRLGRIFPEHEVWLKQERTNPGGSIKDRIALAMIETAEQDGKLKEGGVIIEPTSGNTGIGLAMVAAVKGYRLILVMPESMSIERRRLMLAYGAEFVLTPKELGMKGALAKASELIEQTPGAWMPAQFSNPANLEVHRKTTGPEIIADFPDGLDYMITGVGTGGHITGCAEVMKEAMPELQVYAVEPALSPVLSGGDPGPHPIQGIGAGFVPDIMNTDILDGVLQVEPEHAKEMARRAAREEGMLIGLSSGATLAAIENKLADVEKGSRVLGFCYDTGERYLSVPDFLPTE
- the epsC gene encoding serine O-acetyltransferase EpsC — protein: MAVKQKSGDELTDAIDRLRDHRARYQSPTGLRFSKVSDFMRKTMSVLFPQFSIDDHADVNLDDQVVDLVQILSGLIQKAMSDLSEAETDALARDFVTQLPAIAESCHLDAEALIEGDPAAESLEEVIVSYPGFYAIVVYRVANALLKQEIPMLPRVLTELAHQRTGIDIHPGATIGKSFFIDHGTGVVIGGTAVIGNNVKIYQGVTLGALRVDRAAKSTKRHPTIEDNVVIYASATILGGNTIVGQNSVIGGNVWLTKSVPAWSRVMFKACDTEEVIPMQPKNS
- a CDS encoding 1-acyl-sn-glycerol-3-phosphate acyltransferase; this encodes MKIVIDGIRSVFFNLAFYLFTIVFCTLALPVVFSKTEKPARTVIHIYCKVSLFFARYIMGIRYEYRGAEKLPKEGALVLAAAHQSYMDPILTYMLRQDVTALAKKELFQIPMIGPLIKRIGVIRIDRKSGKAHMGMTDVAIRVKNEGRPLIVYPQATRVPIGQRKNLKPGAFFIQKEGDLDVYPVATNTGVFWTKGFWHRSGLVIFQVQDRMKSDLEKDDFMQELDTLVVKNSDKLISEVGYQRLLPSE